Proteins encoded within one genomic window of Jiangella mangrovi:
- a CDS encoding helix-turn-helix transcriptional regulator, translating into MVETSARLLRLLSLLQLRRDWASADLADRLGVAVRTVRRDVERLRTLGYPVDSTPGVSGGYRLGSGADMPPLLLDDEEAVAVAVGLRTAAGGSVTGIEETSVRALAKLEQVLPARLRHRVAALSSATVPLPAGGPTVEPDVLTAIAATVRDHERLRFDYVGHDGASSRREVEPHRLVNRGRRWYLVAWDVARADWRTFRVDRMTPKIPTGPRFAPREAPGGDVADFVTRGLDAALWRYRVRLRLHAPASAVAGRLPSVVTVEPEGEGTCLIHPGADSYEMIAAYLTMLDVDFDVLDPPEFADHLRRQAARYLRAADAVATP; encoded by the coding sequence ATGGTGGAGACCTCGGCCCGGCTGCTGCGGCTTCTGTCGCTGCTGCAACTCCGGCGCGACTGGGCCAGTGCCGACCTCGCCGACCGGCTGGGCGTCGCTGTCCGGACCGTGCGCCGCGACGTCGAGCGGCTGCGGACGCTCGGCTACCCCGTCGACTCCACGCCCGGCGTGTCCGGCGGCTACCGGCTGGGCTCCGGGGCGGACATGCCGCCGCTGCTCCTCGACGACGAGGAGGCGGTCGCCGTCGCCGTCGGGCTGCGGACCGCGGCGGGCGGGTCGGTCACCGGCATCGAGGAGACGTCGGTGCGGGCGCTGGCGAAGCTCGAGCAGGTGCTGCCGGCGCGGCTGCGGCACCGGGTGGCGGCGCTCTCGTCCGCGACGGTGCCGCTGCCGGCCGGCGGGCCGACGGTCGAGCCCGACGTGCTGACGGCCATCGCGGCCACCGTCCGCGACCACGAACGGCTGCGCTTCGACTACGTCGGCCACGACGGCGCCTCGTCGCGACGCGAGGTCGAGCCGCACCGACTGGTCAACCGCGGCCGCCGCTGGTACCTGGTCGCCTGGGACGTCGCCCGCGCCGACTGGCGCACCTTCCGCGTCGACCGGATGACGCCGAAGATCCCGACCGGGCCGCGGTTCGCCCCGCGCGAGGCCCCCGGCGGCGACGTCGCCGACTTCGTCACCCGCGGCCTCGATGCCGCGCTCTGGCGCTACCGCGTCCGGCTGCGGCTGCATGCCCCGGCGTCCGCGGTAGCGGGCAGGCTGCCGTCGGTCGTCACCGTCGAACCCGAGGGCGAGGGCACCTGCCTCATCCACCCCGGCGCCGACAGCTACGAGATGATCGCCGCCTACCTCACCATGCTCGACGTCGACTTCGACGTCCTCGACCCGCCCGAGTTCGCCGACCACCTGCGCCGCCAGGCCGCCCGCTACCTGCGGGCAGCCGACGCCGTCGCGACCCCGTAG
- the groL gene encoding chaperonin GroEL (60 kDa chaperone family; promotes refolding of misfolded polypeptides especially under stressful conditions; forms two stacked rings of heptamers to form a barrel-shaped 14mer; ends can be capped by GroES; misfolded proteins enter the barrel where they are refolded when GroES binds) encodes MPKIIAFDEEARRGLERGMNSLADAVRVTLGPKGRNVVLEKKWGAPTITNDGVSIAKEIELEDPWEKIGAELVKEVAKKTDDVAGDGTTTATVLAQALVREGLRNVAAGANPIALKRGIERAVEAIAEQLLSTAREVETKEQIAATASISAGDSQIGELIAEAMDKVGKEGVITVEESNTFGLELELTEGMRFDKGYISGYFVTDPERQEAVLEDAYVLLVESKISSVKDLLPLLEKVMQGGKPLLIIAEDLEGEALATLVVNKIRGTFKSTAVKAPGFGDRRKAMLQDIAILTGGQVISETVGLKLETATLDLLGQARKVVVTKDETTIVEGAGDPDQIAGRVSQIRAEIENSDSDYDREKLQERLAKLAGGVAVIKAGAATEVELKERKHRIEDAVRNAKAAVEEGIVAGGGVALIQAGAAAFEKLELEGDEATGANIVKVAVEAPLKQIAVNAGLEGGVVAEKVRGLPVGHGLNAATGEYVDMLGEGINDPVKVTRSALQNAASIAGLFLTTEAVVADKPEKAAAAPADPSGGMGGMDF; translated from the coding sequence ATGCCAAAGATCATTGCCTTTGACGAAGAGGCGCGGCGTGGCCTCGAGCGCGGCATGAACTCTCTCGCCGACGCCGTCAGGGTCACCCTCGGCCCCAAGGGTCGCAACGTCGTTCTGGAGAAGAAGTGGGGCGCCCCCACCATCACCAACGACGGTGTGTCGATCGCCAAGGAGATCGAGCTCGAGGACCCGTGGGAGAAGATCGGGGCCGAGCTCGTCAAGGAGGTCGCGAAGAAGACCGACGACGTGGCCGGTGACGGCACGACGACGGCGACCGTCCTCGCCCAGGCGCTGGTCCGCGAGGGCCTGCGCAACGTGGCCGCGGGCGCCAACCCGATCGCGCTGAAGCGCGGCATCGAGCGGGCCGTCGAGGCCATCGCCGAGCAGCTGCTGTCGACGGCGCGCGAGGTCGAGACCAAGGAGCAGATCGCCGCCACCGCGTCGATCTCCGCCGGCGACTCGCAGATCGGCGAGCTCATCGCCGAGGCGATGGACAAGGTCGGCAAGGAAGGCGTCATCACCGTCGAGGAGAGCAACACCTTCGGCCTCGAGCTCGAGCTCACCGAGGGCATGCGCTTCGACAAGGGCTACATCTCGGGCTACTTCGTCACCGATCCGGAGCGCCAGGAGGCCGTCCTCGAGGACGCCTACGTGCTGCTGGTCGAGTCGAAGATCTCGAGCGTCAAGGACCTGCTCCCGCTCCTCGAGAAGGTCATGCAGGGCGGCAAGCCGCTGCTGATCATCGCCGAGGACCTCGAGGGCGAGGCCCTGGCCACGCTGGTGGTCAACAAGATCCGTGGCACGTTCAAGTCCACCGCCGTCAAGGCTCCGGGCTTCGGCGACCGCCGCAAGGCCATGCTGCAGGACATCGCCATCCTGACCGGTGGCCAGGTCATCAGCGAGACCGTCGGCCTCAAGCTCGAGACCGCGACGCTGGACCTGCTGGGCCAGGCCCGCAAGGTCGTCGTCACCAAGGACGAGACCACCATCGTCGAGGGTGCGGGCGACCCGGACCAGATCGCCGGCCGCGTCTCGCAGATCCGTGCCGAGATCGAGAACTCCGACTCCGACTACGACCGCGAGAAGCTGCAGGAGCGGCTCGCCAAGCTGGCCGGCGGCGTTGCCGTCATCAAGGCCGGCGCGGCCACCGAGGTCGAGCTGAAGGAGCGCAAGCACCGCATCGAGGACGCCGTGCGCAACGCCAAGGCGGCCGTCGAGGAGGGCATCGTCGCCGGTGGTGGCGTCGCTCTCATCCAGGCCGGTGCGGCCGCGTTCGAGAAGCTCGAGCTCGAGGGCGACGAGGCCACTGGTGCCAACATCGTCAAGGTTGCCGTCGAGGCGCCGCTGAAGCAGATCGCCGTCAACGCCGGTCTCGAGGGCGGGGTCGTGGCCGAGAAGGTGCGCGGCCTGCCGGTCGGGCACGGCCTCAACGCCGCCACGGGCGAGTACGTCGACATGCTCGGCGAGGGCATCAACGACCCGGTCAAGGTGACGCGCTCCGCGCTGCAGAACGCCGCCTCGATCGCCGGTCTGTTCCTCACCACCGAGGCCGTCGTCGCGGACAAGCCGGAGAAGGCTGCTGCCGCTCCGGCCGACCCCAGCGGTGGCATGGGCGGCATGGACTTCTGA
- a CDS encoding FAD-dependent oxidoreductase, which translates to MKASEQVDAVVVGSGPNGLAAAVVLARAGLGVQVFEAQRTIGGGARTLDLGLAPGIVHDICSAVHPMAAASPFFRAFDLTARGVRLNYPDVSYAQPLDGGRAGIAYRDLDRTVEGLGADGPSWRRLMRPLVRHSPAVVELALSDRRSLPPDLLTSAQFALSMLEQGSALGKVRWKDEVAPSLLMGVAAHAISRIPTLTAAGTALSLGALAHSPGWPLPVGGSQAIVDALVADLEAHGGTVHTGVEVTSMAQLPQARAYLFDTNPWILARILGDELSSRYRRAIDRFKAGNAAAKVDFVLSGPVPWAHPEVRRAGTIHVGGTLAEMSEAEAEVAAGRHADRPMILASDPAVFDSGREVAGLRPFWTYAHVPAGSSIDVGDAVQAQIERFAPGFGDLVVERHTIPAAKMADHNANYRDGDIAAGAMNLWQIFARPSIKWNPFATPVPGVYLCSGSTPPGPAVHGMGGLYAAKRALEARFGIKKVPSLAP; encoded by the coding sequence GTGAAGGCATCGGAGCAGGTTGATGCCGTCGTCGTCGGGTCCGGCCCGAACGGGCTGGCGGCGGCCGTGGTGCTCGCCAGGGCCGGCCTGGGGGTCCAGGTCTTCGAGGCGCAGCGGACCATCGGCGGCGGCGCTCGCACCCTCGACCTCGGGCTGGCGCCCGGCATCGTCCACGACATCTGCTCGGCGGTGCACCCCATGGCGGCCGCGTCGCCGTTCTTCCGCGCCTTCGACCTCACCGCCCGCGGCGTGCGGCTGAACTACCCCGACGTCTCCTACGCCCAGCCGCTCGACGGCGGCCGCGCCGGCATCGCCTACCGCGACCTCGACCGCACCGTCGAGGGCCTCGGCGCCGACGGCCCCTCGTGGCGGCGGCTCATGCGCCCGCTCGTGCGGCACTCTCCCGCCGTCGTCGAGCTGGCGCTGTCCGACCGCCGCAGCCTGCCGCCCGACCTGCTGACGTCGGCGCAGTTCGCGCTCAGCATGCTCGAGCAGGGCAGCGCGCTGGGCAAGGTCCGCTGGAAGGACGAGGTCGCGCCGTCGCTGCTCATGGGCGTCGCGGCACACGCCATCTCGCGCATCCCCACCCTCACGGCGGCCGGCACCGCGCTCTCGCTGGGCGCGCTGGCGCACTCGCCGGGCTGGCCGCTGCCGGTCGGTGGCAGCCAGGCCATCGTCGACGCCCTGGTGGCCGACCTCGAGGCGCACGGCGGCACCGTCCACACCGGGGTCGAGGTCACCTCGATGGCGCAGCTGCCGCAGGCGCGCGCCTACCTGTTCGACACCAACCCGTGGATCCTGGCCCGCATCCTGGGCGACGAGCTGTCGTCGCGCTACCGCCGCGCCATCGACCGGTTCAAGGCGGGCAACGCCGCCGCCAAGGTCGACTTCGTGCTCTCCGGCCCGGTGCCGTGGGCGCACCCCGAGGTCCGGCGGGCCGGCACCATCCACGTCGGCGGCACCCTGGCCGAGATGTCGGAGGCCGAGGCCGAGGTGGCCGCCGGCCGGCACGCCGATCGCCCCATGATCCTCGCCTCCGACCCCGCCGTCTTCGACTCCGGGCGCGAGGTGGCCGGGCTGCGGCCCTTCTGGACCTACGCCCACGTGCCCGCCGGCTCGAGCATCGACGTCGGCGACGCGGTGCAGGCTCAGATCGAGCGGTTCGCCCCCGGCTTCGGCGACCTCGTCGTCGAGCGGCACACCATCCCGGCGGCGAAGATGGCCGACCACAACGCCAACTACCGCGACGGCGACATCGCCGCGGGCGCCATGAACCTGTGGCAGATCTTCGCCCGGCCCAGCATCAAGTGGAACCCGTTCGCCACCCCCGTGCCCGGCGTCTACCTCTGCTCCGGCTCGACGCCGCCTGGCCCTGCGGTGCACGGCATGGGTGGCCTCTACGCCGCCAAGCGAGCGCTCGAGGCCCGGTTCGGCATCAAGAAAGTGCCGTCGCTCGCGCCCTGA
- a CDS encoding Ig-like domain-containing protein: MNRGIPRRLLAVAAATGAGVLAFAGTAPPAAATDDLTNGLTDLTELVDLSAAELVAETLETAADRVGLAADAVRELVESGAAVVGASGVLSYTDEFEAPDDHAGESEPAAPVADVPGDPAGGSRPGAPYTVYLDFDGATIRNTEWNRYYEQDVFELAPNAAAADAAYVYQVWARVAEDYAPFDVNVTTTDPGADALHKTSPDDDEYGMTAVVTDTTDIEPAVDASGRAWAGGFGNAFLSPAMIFAPVARDSNAPDVGNVVSHEVGHTFGLNHDGIGDDEYYGDTQADPASLWGPIMGAPWSAPLSQWSPGDYAGASRPGEDDLAEITATGTVLQTFMVYDGDQMWLDSYCTDAEDPDDPQPGDSVFKPNAQGTCDPAGDPLTLEFHYADRAAYAADDHGDGLDEATALDNATGQFSATGVIGSSGERDVFTFVTDGGPVTATAEGATVGQNLDLRLELIDGAGERVGDAAPESGTDPASPPTDRTASGLDAQLEAEVEAGVYYLRVSGVGQGDPAGNTASNGSGYTDYGSLGNYTVSGTAAAFEAAPITIISPEDGDEVQSTPVEITGSAEPGSTVTLTVGDEPAGQGSTDDEGTWSIVLTTDLPFGESTVTAQQTVGDIEVPETASVTVVVPVGPPTITRPVDGDTATTATPTFSGEGIPGAVVELSITCGEDTWSGSTEVNGEGAWAFTPGSELPNGQCSVSAVQSINGATSAQTDSLTFTVDVATGDDGSGGGDDGSEDGGDDGDEDGSDLPDTGTAANRMILAVGVVLLTLGAALYTRTRRTVTG; this comes from the coding sequence ATGAATCGCGGAATCCCGCGGCGGTTGCTGGCCGTGGCGGCGGCGACGGGCGCCGGTGTGCTCGCGTTCGCCGGCACCGCCCCGCCGGCGGCCGCCACCGACGACCTCACCAACGGCCTGACCGACCTGACGGAGCTGGTCGACCTGTCGGCCGCCGAGTTGGTGGCCGAGACGCTCGAGACCGCCGCCGACCGCGTCGGCCTCGCCGCCGACGCCGTCCGCGAGCTCGTGGAGTCCGGTGCGGCCGTCGTCGGTGCCAGCGGCGTGCTGTCGTACACCGACGAGTTCGAGGCTCCTGACGACCACGCCGGCGAGTCGGAGCCGGCGGCGCCTGTCGCGGACGTCCCGGGCGACCCCGCCGGCGGTTCCCGGCCCGGCGCGCCGTACACCGTCTACCTCGACTTCGACGGCGCCACCATCCGGAACACGGAGTGGAACCGCTACTACGAGCAGGACGTGTTCGAGCTCGCCCCCAACGCGGCCGCCGCCGACGCCGCGTACGTGTACCAGGTGTGGGCGCGTGTGGCCGAGGACTACGCGCCGTTCGACGTCAACGTCACCACCACGGACCCCGGCGCCGACGCGCTGCACAAGACCTCGCCCGACGACGACGAGTACGGCATGACGGCGGTCGTCACCGACACCACGGACATCGAGCCGGCGGTCGACGCCAGCGGCCGTGCGTGGGCGGGCGGGTTCGGCAACGCGTTCCTGTCGCCGGCCATGATCTTCGCGCCGGTCGCGCGCGACAGCAACGCGCCCGACGTCGGCAACGTCGTGTCGCACGAGGTCGGCCACACGTTCGGCCTGAACCACGACGGCATCGGCGACGACGAGTACTACGGCGACACGCAGGCCGACCCGGCCTCGCTCTGGGGCCCGATCATGGGCGCCCCGTGGTCCGCGCCGCTGTCGCAGTGGTCGCCCGGCGACTACGCCGGCGCCAGCCGCCCCGGCGAGGACGACCTCGCCGAGATCACCGCCACAGGCACGGTTCTGCAGACCTTCATGGTCTACGACGGCGACCAGATGTGGCTGGACTCCTACTGCACCGACGCCGAGGACCCCGACGACCCGCAGCCCGGCGACAGCGTCTTCAAGCCGAACGCCCAGGGCACCTGCGACCCCGCCGGCGACCCGCTCACGCTCGAGTTCCACTACGCCGACCGCGCCGCCTACGCCGCCGACGACCACGGCGACGGGCTCGACGAGGCGACCGCGCTCGACAACGCGACCGGCCAGTTCAGCGCCACCGGCGTCATCGGCAGCTCCGGCGAGCGCGACGTGTTCACGTTCGTCACCGACGGCGGCCCGGTCACCGCCACGGCCGAGGGCGCCACCGTCGGCCAGAACCTCGACCTGCGCCTCGAGCTCATCGACGGCGCCGGCGAGCGCGTCGGCGACGCGGCCCCCGAGTCGGGCACCGACCCCGCCAGCCCGCCCACGGACCGCACCGCCTCCGGGCTCGACGCCCAGCTCGAGGCCGAGGTCGAGGCCGGCGTCTACTACCTCCGCGTCAGCGGCGTCGGCCAGGGCGACCCCGCCGGCAACACCGCGAGCAACGGCTCCGGCTACACCGACTACGGCAGCCTCGGCAACTACACCGTCAGCGGAACGGCCGCCGCGTTCGAGGCCGCGCCCATCACGATCATCTCGCCCGAGGACGGCGACGAGGTCCAGTCCACGCCGGTCGAGATCACCGGGTCGGCGGAGCCCGGCTCGACGGTCACGCTCACCGTCGGCGACGAGCCCGCCGGTCAGGGCAGCACGGACGACGAGGGCACGTGGAGCATCGTGCTCACCACGGACCTGCCGTTCGGCGAGTCCACCGTCACCGCGCAGCAGACCGTCGGCGACATCGAGGTGCCCGAGACCGCGTCGGTCACCGTCGTCGTGCCGGTCGGCCCGCCGACCATCACGCGGCCGGTCGACGGCGACACCGCCACCACCGCGACACCGACGTTCAGCGGCGAGGGCATCCCCGGCGCCGTCGTCGAGCTGAGCATCACCTGCGGCGAGGACACCTGGTCCGGCAGCACCGAGGTGAACGGCGAGGGCGCCTGGGCGTTCACGCCGGGCTCGGAGCTGCCCAACGGCCAGTGCTCGGTGAGCGCCGTCCAGTCGATCAACGGCGCCACCTCCGCGCAGACCGACTCGCTCACCTTCACCGTCGACGTCGCGACCGGCGACGACGGGTCCGGCGGCGGTGACGACGGCTCCGAGGACGGTGGCGACGACGGCGACGAGGACGGCTCCGACCTGCCCGACACCGGCACGGCGGCCAACCGGATGATCCTGGCCGTGGGCGTGGTCCTGCTCACCCTGGGCGCCGCCCTGTACACGCGCACCCGGCGGACCGTCACCGGCTGA
- a CDS encoding class E sortase, whose protein sequence is MHRKAAKGRRRASARNKPQQPAKRNVAALIAGGVGELMLTAGAVVLLFVVYTLWGTGIQTANAQDDLRDQLGIGLDAGQVEKEPIPLDQLEVGDAYGIIRIPRFGEDWEWIIVQGTEDSDLKNGPGHYLDSVDPGNIGNFSIAAHRSGHGEPFAQFPELEVGDIVEIETSTGTYLYQLDNAPNGDPDGNRIGIRDSWVVDPVPGESEETEPTERRITLTTCWPRWGSSHRMYATGILIGGEEV, encoded by the coding sequence ATGCATCGCAAGGCGGCCAAGGGGCGTCGTAGAGCCTCGGCCCGGAACAAGCCGCAGCAGCCGGCCAAGCGCAACGTCGCCGCCCTCATCGCGGGCGGCGTCGGCGAGCTCATGCTCACCGCGGGCGCCGTCGTGCTGCTGTTCGTGGTCTACACGCTCTGGGGCACCGGCATCCAGACCGCCAACGCGCAGGACGACCTCCGCGACCAACTCGGGATCGGCCTCGACGCCGGCCAGGTCGAGAAGGAGCCCATCCCGCTCGACCAGCTCGAGGTGGGCGACGCCTACGGCATCATCCGCATCCCCCGCTTCGGCGAGGACTGGGAGTGGATCATCGTCCAGGGCACCGAGGACTCCGACCTCAAGAACGGCCCCGGCCACTACCTCGACAGCGTCGACCCCGGCAACATCGGGAACTTCTCCATCGCCGCGCACCGTTCGGGACACGGCGAGCCGTTCGCGCAGTTCCCCGAATTGGAGGTCGGCGACATCGTCGAGATCGAGACGAGCACCGGCACGTACCTCTACCAGCTCGACAACGCGCCGAACGGCGACCCCGACGGCAACCGCATCGGCATCAGGGACAGCTGGGTGGTCGACCCCGTGCCGGGCGAGTCCGAGGAGACCGAGCCCACCGAACGGCGCATCACGCTCACCACGTGCTGGCCGCGCTGGGGCTCGTCACACCGCATGTACGCGACCGGGATCCTCATCGGCGGAGAGGAAGTCTAG
- a CDS encoding ubiquitin-like small modifier protein 1, translated as MSVAVRVPTILRTYTKGESDVTVEVPDGATLSDVLGALDAAYPGIGARVLDDTGQIRRFVNVYVNEDDVRFASGLQTPTPSGAKISVIPAVAGG; from the coding sequence ATGAGCGTCGCCGTACGAGTCCCGACCATCCTGCGCACCTACACCAAGGGCGAGTCCGACGTCACCGTCGAGGTGCCCGACGGCGCCACCCTCAGTGACGTGCTGGGGGCGCTGGACGCCGCCTACCCGGGCATCGGCGCGCGCGTGCTCGACGACACCGGCCAGATCCGCCGGTTCGTCAACGTCTACGTGAACGAGGACGACGTCCGGTTCGCGTCGGGCCTGCAGACGCCCACGCCGTCGGGCGCGAAGATCTCCGTCATCCCGGCGGTCGCCGGCGGCTGA
- the thrC gene encoding threonine synthase, translated as MTVTSTTSLGRATHLSCRECGTTVELGPYYACLECFGPLEVAYDFGTITRERIESGPRSIWRYRDLLPVPENVADIPNTDPGFTPLVRANNLARELGIKDLWIKNDAANPTHSFKDRVVAVALAAARELGFTVLACPSTGNLANAVAAAAARAGITSYVFIPSNLELPKIVTSAVYGTTLVAVEGNYDDVNRLASELAGEHDDWAFVNVNVRPYYAEGSKTLGYETTEQLGWRLPKQVVIPVASGSQLTKVDKAFRELVQLGLVEGDAPAIFGAQATGCSPVSTAFKEGHDVVRPVRPDTIAKSLAIGNPADGPYVLDVARRTGGAVDDVSDDEVVEGIRLLARTEGIFAETAGGVTVAVLAKLLRDGKLDPDAETVIFNTGDGLKTLDAVSSVVGPAGTIAPTTEAFHSLVNGG; from the coding sequence ATGACCGTCACCAGCACCACCTCCTTGGGGCGCGCCACGCATCTTTCATGTCGTGAGTGCGGCACCACCGTCGAGCTCGGGCCCTACTACGCGTGTCTCGAGTGCTTCGGGCCGCTCGAGGTGGCCTACGACTTCGGCACCATCACGCGCGAGCGCATCGAGAGCGGCCCGCGGTCCATCTGGCGCTACCGCGACCTGCTGCCGGTGCCCGAGAACGTCGCCGACATCCCGAACACCGACCCGGGGTTCACCCCGCTGGTCCGCGCGAACAACCTCGCCCGCGAGCTCGGCATCAAGGATCTCTGGATCAAGAACGACGCCGCCAACCCCACGCACTCGTTCAAGGACCGCGTGGTGGCCGTCGCGCTGGCGGCGGCGCGCGAGCTGGGCTTCACGGTCCTGGCCTGCCCGTCCACGGGCAACCTCGCCAACGCGGTCGCCGCGGCGGCGGCCCGGGCCGGCATCACCAGCTACGTGTTCATCCCCAGCAACCTCGAGCTGCCGAAGATCGTGACGAGCGCCGTCTACGGGACCACGCTGGTCGCCGTCGAGGGCAACTACGACGACGTCAACCGGCTCGCGTCGGAGCTGGCCGGCGAGCACGACGACTGGGCGTTCGTCAACGTCAACGTGCGGCCCTACTACGCCGAGGGCTCGAAGACGCTCGGCTACGAGACCACCGAGCAGCTCGGCTGGCGGCTGCCGAAGCAGGTCGTCATCCCGGTCGCCAGCGGCTCGCAGCTGACCAAGGTCGACAAGGCGTTCCGCGAGCTGGTGCAGCTCGGCCTGGTCGAGGGCGACGCGCCGGCCATCTTCGGCGCCCAGGCGACGGGGTGCTCTCCGGTCTCGACGGCGTTCAAGGAGGGCCACGACGTGGTGCGGCCGGTCCGGCCCGACACCATCGCGAAGTCGCTGGCCATCGGCAACCCGGCGGACGGGCCGTACGTGCTCGACGTCGCGCGGCGCACCGGCGGCGCGGTCGACGACGTCAGCGACGACGAGGTCGTCGAGGGCATCCGGCTGCTGGCCCGCACCGAGGGCATCTTCGCCGAGACCGCCGGCGGGGTCACCGTCGCCGTCCTGGCCAAGCTGCTGCGTGACGGCAAGCTCGACCCCGACGCCGAGACCGTCATCTTCAACACCGGCGACGGGCTCAAGACCCTCGACGCCGTCTCGTCCGTGGTCGGCCCCGCCGGCACCATCGCACCTACTACCGAGGCGTTCCACAGCCTCGTCAACGGAGGCTGA
- the otsB gene encoding trehalose-phosphatase, translated as MTPELRPLSGLLDRTLVALDFDGVLSPIVPDPASAVALPGTAEVLTAVAARVARVAVVTGRPAADAVRLGGLADVPGLVVLGHYGLQRWSGGTLSTPDSDDGVDVARRRATELAAARPGVTVEDKHHSVALHTRSAADPAAALAELRPHADAVAAEAGLQVTPGRFVLELRPVGVDKGVAIRSLVAETGAAAVLYGGDDLGDLPAVAAVRDLVSSRAIEAGLVVCSDAEEASADLRAAADVVVPGPPGVQALLRELAALD; from the coding sequence GTGACGCCCGAGCTGCGACCCCTGTCCGGCCTGCTGGACCGCACCCTCGTGGCTCTCGACTTCGACGGCGTGCTGTCGCCGATCGTGCCCGACCCCGCCAGCGCCGTCGCGCTGCCCGGCACCGCCGAGGTCCTGACGGCGGTGGCCGCGCGGGTGGCCCGGGTCGCCGTCGTTACCGGCCGGCCCGCCGCCGACGCCGTCCGCCTCGGTGGGCTGGCGGACGTGCCCGGCCTGGTCGTGCTCGGTCACTACGGGCTGCAGCGCTGGTCCGGCGGCACGCTGAGTACTCCCGACAGCGACGACGGCGTCGACGTCGCCCGCCGCCGGGCGACGGAGCTGGCCGCAGCCCGACCCGGGGTCACCGTCGAGGACAAGCACCACTCGGTGGCGCTGCACACCCGGTCCGCCGCCGACCCCGCCGCCGCCCTGGCCGAGCTGCGCCCCCACGCCGACGCCGTCGCCGCCGAGGCCGGCCTGCAGGTCACGCCCGGCCGGTTCGTGCTCGAGCTGCGGCCCGTGGGGGTCGACAAGGGCGTCGCCATCCGGTCCCTGGTCGCCGAGACCGGCGCCGCGGCCGTCCTCTACGGCGGCGACGACCTGGGCGACCTGCCCGCGGTGGCGGCGGTGCGCGACCTGGTGTCGTCGCGCGCCATCGAGGCCGGGCTGGTCGTCTGCTCCGACGCCGAGGAGGCATCGGCCGACCTGCGGGCCGCGGCCGACGTCGTCGTCCCCGGTCCGCCCGGGGTCCAGGCCCTGCTCCGCGAGCTCGCCGCGCTCGACTGA
- a CDS encoding LytR C-terminal domain-containing protein codes for MSDRLQRLWPSLVALVGTVAVVLALLWYFGDDVEDSSPDDVAAGDAAGAEPPATEPPATEPPATEPPPTDAPTDAPTEPSEPVTADPDVVEPLGVLNQTGEPGIEEQASERFEDGGWEVAAMSEFTGTVPETTVYVPEGMEEAAEALMAQFPEIGRQRPTVEPFNDTRLVVVLAEDYLDEVESE; via the coding sequence ATGAGTGACCGGCTCCAGCGGCTCTGGCCGTCCCTCGTCGCCCTCGTCGGAACCGTCGCGGTCGTCCTCGCACTGCTCTGGTACTTCGGCGACGACGTCGAGGACAGCAGCCCGGACGACGTCGCGGCGGGTGACGCCGCCGGCGCGGAGCCCCCGGCGACCGAGCCTCCCGCCACCGAGCCGCCCGCGACGGAGCCTCCGCCGACCGACGCGCCGACGGACGCGCCCACCGAGCCGAGCGAGCCCGTCACCGCCGACCCCGACGTCGTCGAGCCGCTGGGTGTGCTGAACCAGACCGGCGAGCCCGGCATCGAGGAGCAGGCCAGCGAGCGGTTCGAGGACGGCGGCTGGGAGGTCGCCGCCATGAGCGAGTTCACCGGCACCGTCCCCGAGACCACGGTCTACGTGCCCGAGGGCATGGAAGAGGCCGCCGAGGCGCTCATGGCGCAGTTCCCCGAGATCGGCCGCCAGCGCCCCACCGTCGAGCCGTTCAACGACACCCGCCTGGTCGTCGTGCTGGCCGAGGACTACCTCGACGAGGTCGAGTCGGAGTGA
- a CDS encoding DUF3263 domain-containing protein: MADMDSHERAILDFEHRWWKYPGAKEQAVRREFGMSATRYYQVLNALIDRPEALAHDPLLVRRLRRQRSRRTRTGSGRSLAAEA, encoded by the coding sequence ATGGCTGACATGGACTCCCACGAGCGCGCGATCCTCGACTTCGAGCACCGCTGGTGGAAGTACCCAGGAGCCAAGGAACAAGCAGTGCGCCGAGAGTTCGGCATGTCGGCCACGCGGTACTACCAGGTGCTCAACGCCCTCATCGATCGGCCCGAGGCGTTGGCGCACGACCCACTGCTGGTGCGGCGGCTGCGACGGCAGCGCTCGCGCCGTACGCGCACCGGTTCCGGGCGCTCGCTCGCCGCGGAGGCATGA